In a single window of the Mesorhizobium shangrilense genome:
- a CDS encoding ParA family protein, with amino-acid sequence MTNSLRIITVANQKGGVGKTTTTINLATALAAIGESVLIVDLDPQGNASTGLGIDRRDRLISSYDVLTGEATIEAAAVATAVPGLSIIPSTLDLLGVEMEISNAPDRVLRLRNALQAFAEQASGFGYVLIDCPPSLNLLTLNSMAAADSVLVPLQCEFFALEGLSQLLETVDQVRRTINPTLNIQGIVLTMFDGRNNLANQVVEDVRANMGDKVYKTVIPRNVRVSEAPSHGKPAILYDLKCSGSQAYLQLASEVIRRERQLRAA; translated from the coding sequence ATGACAAACAGTCTGCGCATCATCACCGTGGCAAACCAGAAGGGCGGCGTCGGCAAGACGACGACGACGATCAACCTCGCGACAGCTTTGGCGGCAATCGGCGAGAGCGTGCTCATCGTCGACCTCGACCCGCAGGGCAACGCCAGCACCGGGTTGGGGATCGATCGGCGCGATCGGCTCATCTCTTCCTACGATGTCCTCACCGGCGAAGCGACGATCGAAGCGGCGGCTGTCGCCACGGCTGTTCCCGGCCTGTCCATCATACCGTCGACGCTCGACCTGCTCGGCGTCGAGATGGAGATTTCCAATGCGCCTGACCGGGTCCTGCGGCTCCGCAACGCCTTGCAGGCGTTTGCCGAACAGGCGAGCGGCTTCGGCTACGTGCTGATAGACTGCCCGCCGTCGCTCAACCTTCTGACGCTGAACTCGATGGCGGCAGCCGATTCCGTACTCGTTCCCCTGCAATGCGAGTTCTTCGCCCTGGAGGGCCTCAGCCAGTTGCTTGAGACCGTCGACCAGGTGCGGCGCACGATCAATCCGACGCTGAACATACAAGGCATCGTCCTGACCATGTTCGACGGTCGAAATAATCTTGCAAATCAAGTGGTTGAGGATGTCCGCGCCAATATGGGCGACAAGGTCTACAAGACGGTCATCCCGCGCAACGTCCGCGTTTCCGAAGCGCCCTCGCATGGCAAACCGGCGATCCTCTACGATTTGAAATGTTCTGGAAGCCAGGCCTACCTGCAGCTCGCGTCCGAAGTGATCCGCCGCGAGCGGCAGTTGCGAGCAGCGTGA
- a CDS encoding ParB/RepB/Spo0J family partition protein, which yields MNDDPSRKRLGRGLAALIGEIDRPAEPSQTTQRADGRVPIEFVAPNPKNPRRNFAEQDLADLAQSIREHGVVQPILVRSAPVPGRYEIIAGERRWRAAQRAGLIEIPVLVREVNDRTALELAIIENVQRADLNPVEEALGYQQLIDEHSYTQADLGQVIGKSRSHVANTLRLLKLPESIRDMLVDGHLSAGHARTLVTAEDPVGLAKRIIDDGLSVRQAEALAQEPNAASKRNAPRGARPEKDADTVALEKLLNDVTGLAVSIDHKSDGGEVRIRYRTLEQLDELCRRLKG from the coding sequence ATGAATGACGATCCTTCACGGAAAAGATTGGGGCGCGGTCTCGCGGCGTTGATCGGAGAGATCGACCGCCCTGCCGAGCCCAGCCAGACCACTCAACGGGCCGACGGCAGAGTCCCGATCGAGTTCGTCGCGCCCAACCCGAAGAACCCGCGGCGGAATTTCGCCGAGCAAGATCTCGCCGACCTGGCGCAGTCGATCCGGGAGCACGGCGTCGTGCAGCCCATCCTGGTGCGGTCGGCGCCTGTTCCCGGCCGCTACGAGATCATTGCCGGCGAACGCCGGTGGCGGGCCGCGCAGCGGGCCGGCCTGATCGAGATTCCGGTGCTCGTGCGCGAGGTGAACGACCGCACGGCGCTCGAACTTGCCATCATCGAAAACGTCCAGCGCGCCGACCTCAATCCGGTCGAGGAGGCGCTGGGCTATCAGCAGCTGATCGACGAACACAGCTACACCCAGGCCGATCTCGGCCAGGTGATCGGCAAGAGCCGCAGCCACGTCGCCAACACGCTGCGCCTCCTCAAACTTCCCGAATCGATCCGCGACATGCTTGTGGACGGGCATCTTTCGGCGGGCCATGCGCGTACCCTGGTCACGGCCGAGGATCCGGTCGGGCTCGCCAAGCGCATCATCGACGACGGCCTTTCCGTGCGACAGGCCGAGGCTCTCGCACAGGAGCCCAATGCTGCGTCCAAGCGCAATGCGCCACGGGGCGCACGGCCGGAGAAGGACGCCGACACGGTTGCGCTCGAAAAGCTGCTCAACGACGTTACCGGCCTCGCCGTCAGCATCGACCATAAGAGCGATGGCGGCGAAGTGCGCATTCGCTACCGGACGCTCGAGCAGTTGGACGAGCTCTGTCGGCGTCTGAAGGGCTGA
- the holA gene encoding DNA polymerase III subunit delta, translated as MAQKKSHEVDAWLARSRPEASIVLCYGPDRGLVSERAERFAKSTGLPLDDPFVVVKLDASTLEKDPGRLLDEAHAVAMFAAQRLIWIRGAGADRRLADDVKALIARPAADAVVLIEAGDLKKGAALRSVVEGGASSMALPCYADEGRDLDRLIDEELGNAGLSIGLDARRVLRDSLGGDRRATRSELHKLVLYMAGRTQIERSDVECTVSDVSASSVDEVIDAALAGDMPRADAALSRALSAQGATFQVLSALMRQVQALHLMRGAVDAGVSPGSVVASARPPIFFSRRQLIERALGSWPTSRSERTLTRLQALVLATRKRPELAAPAIRQAVLGITAESSAAARGR; from the coding sequence ATGGCCCAGAAGAAATCTCATGAAGTCGACGCCTGGCTGGCCCGCTCCCGGCCGGAAGCATCGATCGTGCTGTGCTACGGGCCTGATCGGGGATTGGTCTCGGAACGCGCAGAACGCTTTGCCAAGAGCACCGGATTGCCGCTCGACGACCCGTTCGTGGTGGTGAAGCTCGATGCCAGCACGCTGGAGAAGGATCCGGGGCGGCTGCTCGATGAGGCGCATGCCGTCGCCATGTTCGCTGCGCAGCGGCTGATCTGGATACGTGGCGCAGGGGCGGATCGGCGGCTGGCGGACGACGTCAAGGCGCTCATCGCCCGGCCGGCTGCCGACGCCGTCGTGCTCATCGAGGCAGGCGACCTGAAGAAGGGGGCTGCGCTGCGCAGCGTCGTGGAAGGCGGCGCCTCGAGCATGGCCTTGCCATGCTACGCCGACGAGGGCCGCGACCTTGATCGCCTGATCGACGAGGAACTCGGCAATGCCGGTCTTTCCATCGGCCTCGATGCCCGCCGCGTGCTGCGCGACAGCCTTGGAGGCGACCGCCGCGCCACACGCAGCGAGCTTCATAAGCTGGTTCTCTATATGGCGGGGAGAACGCAGATTGAGCGCTCGGACGTCGAGTGCACCGTGAGCGACGTGTCGGCAAGTTCCGTCGACGAAGTCATCGACGCCGCGTTGGCAGGCGACATGCCGCGCGCCGATGCCGCGCTGTCGCGAGCCCTTTCCGCGCAAGGCGCGACATTCCAGGTTCTTTCGGCCCTGATGCGCCAGGTCCAGGCGTTGCATCTCATGCGCGGCGCAGTCGACGCCGGCGTTTCTCCGGGAAGCGTGGTCGCTTCGGCCCGGCCGCCGATTTTCTTTAGCCGGCGTCAATTGATCGAAAGGGCGCTTGGTTCGTGGCCAACCAGCCGCTCCGAGCGCACGCTCACGCGTCTCCAGGCCCTCGTTCTGGCGACACGCAAGCGACCGGAGCTTGCAGCTCCGGCCATTCGGCAGGCAGTTTTGGGAATTACCGCAGAGTCGTCGGCCGCCGCTCGCGGCCGCTAG
- a CDS encoding DUF2793 domain-containing protein, with product MSDTTARLALPLLAPSQAQKHVTHNEALIALDALVQLAVAERRASPPPVAAEGARYIVAAGGTGAFAAHEGEIAVRQDAAWMFFAPDEGWIAWIAVESAVLVFSGGVWSDLKPRVADELGISTTADAVNRLAVASEGVLFTHAGDDCQVKLNKAAAGDTASLMFQTAYSGRAEMGLAGDDKFHIKISADGASWQDVWVADPTNGNIGIGTSVPVSRLHLQGPGLLQAQIRCRTEVTGTNFGGGIILHHNNDAGALPAANDRLGYMLFGAADGSASRQGGGIVAYADDTYSSTSAPTRFAFETAPSGTTARTVRLMIASNGNVGIGAGTPATKLDVDGPVKVKSYTLGGGLPAATGIAGAIIFVGDEAGGAVLAFSDGADWRRVTDRAVVA from the coding sequence ATGTCTGACACGACTGCCCGCCTCGCCCTTCCCCTCCTCGCCCCATCCCAGGCCCAGAAGCATGTGACCCACAACGAGGCGCTGATTGCGCTCGACGCCCTGGTGCAGCTTGCCGTAGCGGAGCGGCGGGCGTCACCGCCGCCTGTTGCGGCGGAGGGCGCCCGCTACATCGTCGCTGCGGGCGGCACAGGCGCATTCGCCGCGCACGAGGGCGAAATCGCCGTCAGGCAGGATGCGGCCTGGATGTTCTTCGCGCCCGACGAAGGCTGGATCGCCTGGATTGCGGTCGAGTCCGCGGTCCTCGTGTTCAGCGGCGGCGTGTGGAGCGATCTAAAACCGCGCGTGGCCGACGAACTCGGGATTTCGACGACTGCGGACGCCGTCAACCGCCTTGCGGTTGCCAGCGAGGGGGTGCTTTTCACGCACGCCGGCGACGATTGCCAGGTGAAGTTGAACAAGGCGGCGGCCGGCGACACCGCGAGCCTGATGTTCCAGACGGCATATTCGGGGCGGGCCGAGATGGGGCTTGCCGGCGACGACAAGTTTCACATCAAGATCAGCGCCGATGGCGCCAGCTGGCAGGACGTGTGGGTCGCCGATCCGACCAACGGAAACATCGGAATAGGCACGAGCGTGCCGGTTTCCCGCCTGCATCTCCAGGGGCCGGGTCTGCTTCAGGCGCAAATCAGGTGTCGTACCGAGGTCACCGGGACGAACTTCGGCGGAGGCATCATCCTCCATCACAACAATGACGCCGGCGCATTGCCGGCCGCCAATGACCGTCTCGGGTACATGCTGTTCGGCGCTGCGGACGGAAGCGCGAGCCGTCAAGGCGGCGGCATCGTGGCCTATGCCGACGACACCTACTCCTCGACCTCGGCGCCCACTCGATTCGCCTTCGAAACGGCGCCCTCGGGCACTACGGCGCGCACGGTGCGGCTCATGATCGCCAGCAACGGAAATGTCGGCATCGGGGCCGGCACGCCCGCCACAAAGCTCGACGTGGATGGGCCGGTGAAGGTGAAATCCTACACGCTTGGCGGCGGCCTGCCAGCAGCGACCGGCATTGCTGGCGCGATCATATTCGTGGGCGACGAGGCAGGCGGGGCGGTGCTTGCATTCTCGGACGGCGCTGACTGGCGGCGCGTCACCGACCGAGCTGTCGTCGCCTAG
- a CDS encoding ArsR/SmtB family transcription factor, which yields MSSDAKNDNVFKALAHPTRRLLLDRLKEAPETTGALCGQFPDLDRCTVMQHLKVLEAADLIIVKRAGRERWNHLNSMPIKEIHDRWISQYASHAISILDKLKGDMEGERGRS from the coding sequence ATGTCAAGCGATGCGAAGAACGACAATGTTTTCAAGGCGCTGGCGCACCCGACGCGCCGTCTCCTGCTCGATCGGCTCAAAGAGGCGCCGGAGACGACCGGCGCACTATGCGGCCAGTTTCCGGATCTCGACCGGTGCACGGTGATGCAGCATCTCAAGGTGCTGGAGGCGGCCGATCTGATCATCGTGAAGCGCGCGGGCCGCGAGCGCTGGAACCATCTGAACTCCATGCCCATCAAGGAGATCCACGACCGCTGGATAAGCCAGTACGCAAGCCACGCGATCAGCATCCTGGACAAGCTGAAGGGCGACATGGAAGGGGAGCGCGGGCGCTCCTGA
- a CDS encoding SRPBCC domain-containing protein: protein MSPEFRVTTRISRPLADVFDAVVNPKKLSAYFVTTGGGANAPLREGTTVVWWGDVSVEVDRVVPNDRIELRWDASTPPGESGYKTKVEMSFAALDDGGTMVTIAESGWRENENGVRKSYLNCEGWTQMLCCLKAYVEHGINLREGYYRSEMHGEPAREHNL from the coding sequence ATGTCCCCTGAATTCAGAGTTACCACACGCATCTCGAGGCCGCTGGCCGACGTGTTCGACGCCGTGGTCAATCCGAAGAAGCTCAGCGCCTATTTCGTCACCACCGGCGGCGGCGCCAATGCGCCCTTGAGGGAAGGCACGACGGTCGTCTGGTGGGGCGACGTTTCAGTGGAAGTGGACCGGGTCGTCCCGAACGACCGGATCGAGCTTCGCTGGGATGCGAGCACGCCGCCCGGGGAGTCCGGCTACAAGACGAAGGTCGAAATGAGCTTCGCGGCTCTCGATGACGGCGGGACCATGGTCACCATCGCCGAGAGCGGGTGGCGGGAGAACGAGAACGGCGTGAGGAAGTCCTACCTGAACTGCGAAGGCTGGACCCAGATGCTGTGCTGCCTGAAGGCCTATGTCGAACACGGCATCAACCTTCGCGAGGGCTATTACCGTAGCGAAATGCACGGTGAGCCTGCCCGCGAACACAATCTCTAA
- a CDS encoding TerC family protein, which yields MPIIDFLAPYFAFVNDPTAWVALLTLVVLEIVLGIDNLIFISILTNKLPAEHQVRARRLGIGAALIMRLLLLATISFIVQLTQPLFSVFGHGFSWRDLILIVGGLFLVWKATKEIHHTVDPSDHKDTMLGKTLQLSLGGAIFQILLLDLVFSIDSIITAVGMTDEIAIMYIAVIAAVTVMLVAATPLANFIAKNPTIVMLALAFLLMIGMTLIADGMGFHVPKGYIYAAMGFSALVEGLNMLARRRREGAGAVVEPDTNA from the coding sequence ATGCCGATCATCGACTTCCTGGCGCCCTATTTCGCGTTCGTGAACGATCCAACGGCCTGGGTAGCCCTTCTGACGCTTGTCGTTCTGGAAATCGTCCTCGGCATCGACAACCTGATCTTCATCTCCATCCTCACCAACAAGCTGCCCGCTGAGCATCAGGTGCGGGCGCGACGGCTGGGCATCGGCGCGGCGCTCATCATGCGTCTGCTGCTGCTGGCGACCATCTCCTTCATCGTACAGCTGACGCAGCCGCTGTTCAGCGTATTCGGCCATGGCTTTTCCTGGCGGGATCTGATCCTCATCGTGGGCGGCCTTTTCCTGGTCTGGAAGGCTACGAAGGAAATTCACCACACGGTCGACCCGAGCGATCACAAGGACACCATGCTGGGCAAGACGCTCCAGCTTTCGCTGGGCGGCGCGATCTTCCAGATCCTGCTGCTCGACCTGGTGTTCTCGATCGACTCCATCATCACCGCCGTGGGCATGACCGACGAGATCGCGATCATGTACATCGCCGTCATCGCTGCAGTAACCGTGATGTTGGTGGCCGCGACGCCGCTGGCCAATTTCATCGCCAAGAACCCGACCATCGTGATGCTGGCGCTGGCCTTCCTGCTGATGATCGGCATGACGCTGATCGCCGACGGCATGGGCTTCCACGTGCCCAAGGGCTACATCTACGCCGCGATGGGCTTCTCGGCCTTGGTCGAGGGCCTCAACATGCTGGCCCGACGCCGCAGGGAAGGAGCGGGTGCGGTTGTGGAGCCAGACACCAACGCCTGA
- a CDS encoding TIGR00282 family metallophosphoesterase yields MRLLFLGDMVGRTGRTAVWNRLPGLISDFRLDFVVVNGENAAGGFGITEDIFRETLAAGADVVTTGNHVWDQREALEFAPRESRFLRPANFPKGTPGAGSGVFMAKNGARVLVANIMGRIFMHPDLDDPFHAAETILAACPLGEQADAAIIDFHAEATSEKMCFAHFVDGRASLVVGTHTHQPTADHQILNGGTAYLTDAGMCGDYDSSLGMDKDEPLNRFLSKVPKGRFEAAAGPATICGVGVDISDRTGLAERVAPLRLGPRLEETTPAFWR; encoded by the coding sequence ATGCGTCTGCTTTTTCTCGGAGACATGGTGGGCCGCACGGGCCGCACGGCGGTCTGGAATCGCCTGCCCGGCCTGATTTCGGATTTCCGGCTCGACTTCGTTGTTGTCAATGGCGAGAACGCCGCCGGCGGCTTCGGCATCACGGAGGACATCTTTCGCGAGACGCTGGCAGCCGGCGCCGACGTGGTGACGACGGGAAACCACGTCTGGGACCAGCGCGAAGCGCTGGAGTTCGCGCCGCGCGAAAGCCGCTTCCTGCGACCTGCAAACTTTCCGAAGGGTACGCCAGGCGCCGGCTCCGGCGTTTTCATGGCGAAGAACGGGGCCCGCGTCCTGGTCGCCAACATCATGGGCCGCATCTTCATGCACCCTGATCTCGACGATCCGTTCCACGCGGCCGAAACCATCCTCGCTGCGTGCCCCCTCGGCGAGCAGGCCGACGCGGCGATCATCGACTTCCATGCCGAGGCGACGTCGGAAAAGATGTGCTTTGCCCATTTCGTCGACGGGCGCGCGAGCCTCGTCGTGGGGACCCACACCCACCAGCCGACCGCCGATCACCAGATCCTCAACGGCGGCACGGCCTACCTGACCGACGCCGGAATGTGCGGAGACTATGATTCCTCGCTCGGCATGGACAAGGACGAGCCGCTCAACCGCTTTCTGTCGAAAGTGCCCAAAGGCCGCTTCGAGGCTGCGGCAGGCCCGGCCACCATCTGCGGCGTCGGCGTCGACATCTCGGATCGGACAGGCCTTGCCGAACGGGTCGCGCCCTTGCGCCTCGGCCCCCGGCTCGAGGAAACCACCCCGGCGTTCTGGCGATAG
- a CDS encoding 5-formyltetrahydrofolate cyclo-ligase has protein sequence MSAERMLKTELRKAALARRDALDPFWRVEASLEMAETGKAAIDFDPGTIVSGFWPMRSEVDVRPLMFALREKGARLCLPAILDRQTMVFRELVRGAPLVDMGFGTAGPGEEADVLDPSVMLVPLAAFDSRGHRIGYGAGYYDRAIARLQAKGMTPRLIGIAFDCQEVPVVPNEWHDVIIPELLTQSGMRQFL, from the coding sequence ATGTCGGCCGAAAGAATGCTCAAGACGGAACTGCGCAAGGCGGCGCTGGCGCGTCGCGATGCGCTCGACCCCTTCTGGCGCGTCGAGGCCTCGCTTGAGATGGCTGAAACGGGCAAGGCGGCGATCGATTTCGATCCCGGAACGATCGTCTCCGGTTTCTGGCCCATGCGTTCCGAGGTCGACGTACGTCCGCTGATGTTCGCGCTTCGCGAGAAGGGTGCGCGGCTTTGCCTGCCCGCCATCCTCGACAGGCAAACCATGGTTTTCCGTGAACTGGTGCGCGGCGCTCCGCTGGTCGACATGGGCTTCGGCACCGCAGGACCGGGCGAGGAGGCCGATGTCCTCGATCCATCGGTCATGCTGGTGCCGCTCGCAGCCTTCGATTCGCGCGGCCACCGCATCGGCTACGGCGCGGGCTATTACGATCGGGCAATTGCCAGATTGCAGGCGAAGGGGATGACGCCGCGGCTGATCGGGATAGCCTTCGACTGCCAGGAAGTGCCGGTCGTGCCCAACGAATGGCATGACGTGATTATCCCGGAACTGCTGACCCAAAGTGGAATGCGGCAATTCCTCTAG
- a CDS encoding gamma-glutamyltransferase family protein translates to MRAFDRPGRSAVYAENGMAATSHPLATAVALDVLKGGGNAADAAVAASATLCVVEPHMTGIGGDCLAIVAEPDGSVHALNGSGRAPAAASGERYRALGLREVPETGALGVTAPGALKAWETLLHRFGTRGFDDLFRPAIRYAEDGFAIHPRVARDWPGYVADLSRDEGGSRHLLVDGRAPKVGERFRAPALASTLRIVARGGAKAFYEGEIAAEMAATIQAKGGFLSEQDLLQVTADWVDPISLSYGGHDIIEMPPNGQGITALILLGLMERIGVRTAAPDSVERYHLEIEAARLAYAVRDHLVGDPETMTVAPAAILSDAHLDALAGRIDPRRHNPDVALPELPDADTIYLTVVDRDRRAVSFINSVYSGFGSRVVTPRSGVTLQNRGACFTLEPGHPNELGPGKRPMHTIIPAMAMKDGRVAASFGVMGGAFQPMGHAHVLANMVDFSMDPQEAVDHPRLFWDKDGVLAVESGISESVRQGMIARGHQVRDAASPHGGGQIIAVDHESGFLIGGSDPRKDGLALGW, encoded by the coding sequence ATGCGGGCATTCGACAGACCGGGACGGTCCGCCGTCTATGCCGAGAACGGCATGGCTGCGACCTCGCATCCCTTGGCGACCGCGGTTGCGCTCGACGTCCTGAAGGGCGGCGGCAATGCCGCCGACGCGGCCGTCGCTGCATCCGCAACCCTGTGCGTGGTCGAGCCACACATGACCGGCATCGGCGGCGACTGCCTCGCCATCGTTGCCGAACCCGACGGCTCGGTGCACGCCCTGAACGGCTCCGGCCGAGCGCCGGCTGCCGCAAGCGGCGAGCGCTATCGCGCCCTTGGCCTTCGCGAGGTTCCGGAAACCGGCGCCCTTGGCGTCACCGCGCCCGGCGCCCTCAAGGCGTGGGAAACCTTGCTCCATCGGTTCGGCACGCGCGGTTTCGACGACCTGTTCCGGCCGGCGATCCGATACGCGGAGGACGGCTTTGCGATCCATCCGCGGGTGGCGCGCGACTGGCCGGGCTATGTCGCCGATCTCAGCCGGGATGAAGGCGGATCGCGACACTTGCTGGTGGACGGCCGGGCGCCCAAGGTCGGCGAGCGGTTTCGTGCGCCGGCGCTGGCATCCACCTTGCGCATCGTCGCGCGGGGTGGAGCTAAGGCTTTTTACGAAGGCGAGATCGCAGCCGAAATGGCCGCGACGATCCAGGCAAAGGGCGGCTTCCTCTCCGAGCAGGATCTGCTGCAGGTCACGGCAGATTGGGTCGATCCGATCTCGCTCTCCTATGGCGGCCACGACATCATCGAGATGCCGCCCAACGGGCAGGGGATCACAGCGCTCATCCTGCTCGGGCTGATGGAGCGCATCGGCGTGCGGACCGCCGCGCCTGACAGCGTCGAGCGCTACCATCTCGAGATCGAGGCGGCCAGGCTGGCCTATGCCGTGCGCGATCATCTTGTAGGCGACCCGGAGACGATGACGGTTGCCCCGGCCGCAATCCTCTCCGACGCCCATCTTGATGCGCTGGCGGGAAGAATCGATCCCAGACGCCACAACCCGGATGTCGCGCTGCCCGAACTTCCGGATGCCGACACCATCTACCTGACCGTCGTCGATCGTGACCGCCGCGCCGTATCCTTCATCAACTCCGTCTATAGCGGTTTCGGCTCCCGCGTGGTGACGCCCAGGTCGGGGGTCACTCTCCAGAATCGCGGCGCGTGCTTCACCCTGGAGCCCGGCCATCCGAACGAGCTCGGCCCGGGCAAGCGACCGATGCACACGATCATTCCGGCCATGGCGATGAAGGACGGCCGCGTTGCCGCTTCCTTCGGCGTGATGGGCGGCGCCTTCCAGCCGATGGGGCATGCCCATGTGCTTGCCAACATGGTTGACTTCTCCATGGACCCGCAGGAAGCGGTCGACCATCCGCGCCTCTTCTGGGACAAGGACGGCGTTCTCGCAGTAGAGAGCGGCATCTCCGAATCCGTGCGGCAGGGGATGATTGCGCGCGGCCACCAGGTCCGCGATGCGGCCTCCCCGCACGGGGGCGGCCAGATCATCGCTGTGGATCACGAGAGCGGCTTCCTGATCGGCGGATCAGACCCGCGCAAGGATGGCCTCGCGTTGGGCTGGTAG
- the rpmF gene encoding 50S ribosomal protein L32, which produces MAVPKRKTSPSKRGMRRSADALKAPSYVEDKNSGEMRRPHHIDLKTGMYRGRQVLEPKES; this is translated from the coding sequence ATGGCTGTACCCAAAAGAAAGACCTCGCCGTCGAAGCGCGGCATGCGCCGCTCGGCCGACGCGCTGAAGGCTCCGAGCTACGTCGAAGACAAGAATTCCGGCGAGATGCGCCGTCCGCACCACATCGACCTGAAGACGGGCATGTATCGCGGCCGCCAGGTGCTTGAGCCGAAGGAAAGCTGA
- a CDS encoding biosynthetic peptidoglycan transglycosylase: protein MGARKGVRRNWLRSWSRRLMAIAVAVAAVPVVLTILYLPSFVHPVSTFMLADLVTLKGYDRRWVPLDDIAPVMVHSVIMSEDGQFCSHKGVDWGELRAEVNDLLAGRPIRGASTITMQTVKNLYLWHRPLGAVRKMIELPGAVYFDLVMPKRRIIEIYLNIAEWGPGVYGIEAAAQHHFKKSAKDLTRRQAALLAVTLPNPYARDPTNPSRDLRRLAARVERLAARSGAYVQCVQ from the coding sequence ATGGGCGCGCGCAAGGGCGTAAGACGCAACTGGCTGCGTTCCTGGTCCCGGCGTTTGATGGCGATCGCCGTCGCGGTCGCCGCTGTGCCCGTCGTGCTGACGATTCTCTACCTGCCATCCTTCGTCCACCCGGTGTCGACCTTCATGCTGGCCGATCTCGTCACCCTCAAGGGTTATGACCGCCGCTGGGTGCCGCTCGACGACATCGCCCCGGTGATGGTGCATTCGGTGATCATGTCGGAGGACGGCCAGTTCTGCTCCCACAAGGGCGTCGATTGGGGAGAGCTCAGGGCCGAGGTCAACGACCTGCTGGCAGGGAGGCCGATCCGCGGCGCCTCGACCATTACCATGCAGACGGTCAAGAACCTCTACCTGTGGCATCGGCCGCTCGGCGCAGTCAGGAAAATGATCGAACTGCCGGGCGCCGTCTACTTCGATCTCGTCATGCCCAAACGGCGCATCATCGAGATCTATCTGAACATCGCCGAATGGGGCCCGGGCGTCTACGGCATCGAGGCAGCCGCACAGCATCATTTCAAGAAGTCGGCGAAGGACCTGACCCGCCGCCAGGCCGCCCTGCTGGCGGTGACGCTGCCCAACCCATATGCGCGGGATCCGACGAACCCGTCGCGAGATCTTCGGCGACTGGCGGCACGGGTCGAGCGGCTTGCCGCCAGATCGGGCGCCTATGTCCAGTGCGTCCAATAG
- a CDS encoding polyprenyl synthetase family protein: MSEMAENGFEKALAAHAEAVERFLDRALDERPRSGEIARPTRLLAAMRHGVLNGGKRLRPLLVMESAALLRGDKSAALRVAGALECVHCYSLIHDDLPAMDDDDLRRGQPTVHKAFDEATAILAGDSLLTYAFELIADDETLIPMERKAALVLGLARAAGIGGMAGGQALDLEAETVKPDEAGIIRLQAMKTGALFRYACEAGAIVAGAAAADREALAEFGSALGLAFQLADDLLDLTASPETMGKATGKDATAGKATLVALHGADWARAQLNGLVAQAESLLEPFGARAAALRSAARFVVDRRH; encoded by the coding sequence ATGAGTGAAATGGCGGAAAACGGCTTCGAGAAGGCCTTGGCGGCGCATGCAGAAGCGGTCGAGAGATTTCTGGACCGCGCGCTGGACGAGCGGCCGCGCTCAGGCGAGATCGCGCGGCCGACGCGCCTTCTGGCGGCGATGCGCCATGGCGTCCTGAACGGCGGCAAGCGGTTGCGCCCTCTCCTCGTCATGGAAAGCGCCGCGCTCTTGCGGGGAGACAAGTCGGCAGCCCTGAGGGTCGCAGGCGCGCTGGAATGCGTCCACTGCTATTCGCTGATCCATGACGACCTGCCGGCGATGGACGACGACGACCTGAGGCGCGGTCAGCCGACCGTGCACAAGGCCTTTGACGAAGCCACTGCAATCCTGGCCGGTGACAGCCTGCTCACCTATGCATTCGAACTGATCGCGGACGACGAAACGCTGATCCCGATGGAACGCAAGGCCGCGCTCGTGCTCGGTCTGGCGCGCGCCGCCGGCATTGGCGGAATGGCGGGGGGCCAGGCCCTGGACCTCGAAGCGGAGACAGTCAAGCCGGACGAAGCGGGCATCATCCGGCTGCAGGCCATGAAGACCGGCGCGCTGTTTCGCTACGCCTGCGAGGCGGGCGCCATCGTGGCTGGAGCGGCGGCGGCGGACCGCGAGGCATTGGCGGAGTTCGGATCCGCTCTGGGGCTGGCCTTCCAACTGGCCGACGACCTGCTGGACCTGACCGCCAGCCCGGAAACCATGGGCAAGGCGACGGGCAAGGACGCGACTGCAGGAAAGGCAACGCTGGTAGCGCTCCACGGCGCCGATTGGGCGCGCGCGCAGCTCAACGGACTGGTGGCCCAAGCGGAATCATTGCTGGAGCCGTTCGGCGCACGAGCCGCAGCCTTGCGGTCGGCCGCACGCTTCGTGGTGGACAGGCGACACTGA